The following coding sequences are from one Mesorhizobium onobrychidis window:
- a CDS encoding FixH family protein, translating into MSVNARRPHEFTGRHMLLIILSFFGVIVGVNLTLATLATTSWTGLIVENTYVASQQFNRKAEEGRAQAALGWTGKLTIAWGEVRYSLSDAAGKPLELHGVRVLFRHPAYEAEDKAVSLALASGQEFAAQHTPRDGVWIVEVDADAGLTEPYRDVRRIMVSQGALL; encoded by the coding sequence ATGAGCGTCAATGCGCGAAGGCCCCACGAATTCACCGGCAGGCATATGTTGCTTATCATTCTTAGCTTTTTCGGCGTGATCGTTGGTGTGAACCTAACCTTGGCGACACTCGCCACAACGAGCTGGACCGGCCTTATCGTCGAAAACACTTATGTCGCGAGCCAGCAGTTCAACCGAAAGGCCGAGGAAGGGCGCGCGCAGGCCGCACTCGGCTGGACCGGAAAACTGACCATCGCATGGGGCGAGGTCCGCTACAGCCTCAGCGATGCCGCCGGCAAACCGCTCGAGTTGCACGGCGTCAGGGTCTTGTTCCGTCATCCCGCCTACGAGGCCGAGGATAAAGCCGTCAGTCTCGCGCTCGCCTCGGGCCAGGAATTTGCCGCCCAGCATACGCCAAGGGACGGCGTCTGGATCGTAGAAGTCGATGCCGATGCGGGGCTCACGGAACCCTATCGCGACGTCCGGCGGATCATGGTTTCTCAGGGAGCACTGCTATGA
- a CDS encoding cation-translocating P-type ATPase, with amino-acid sequence MSCCAPGAEMALNLDGATSSLPASHEIRLASRSLGDDLSQTDLSVPTVHCAACIQAIETALGKLDRIEGVRVNLSTKRVSIRWRGNEVPPFAAALGRLGYAAHLFDPQVGEKDKTLSELIRAVAVAGFAAGNIMLLSVSVWSGAEGATRDLFHWVSALIAIPALAFAGGIYFRSAWNALRHGRMNMDVPIAVGVSLAYAMSLYETINHGDHAYFDASVSLLFFLLIGRTLDHVMRERARTAVNGLSRLAARGAMVLREDGSRDYLPVEEIEPGLQLLITAGERIPVDGKIIRGSSDLDCSLVSGESTPRTVTSGESVQAGTLNLTGPLTVEATAAAKDSFLAEMVRLMEAAEGGRARYRRIADRVSALYAPVVHLTAFVTFLGWMVATGDWHRAMTIAIAVLIITCPCALGLAVPIVQVVAARRLFERGVMVKDGSAMERLAAIDTAVFDKTGTLTLEQPRLVNASSIDPAMLAIAADMAAHSRHPFSRAIAGCAGYGGEPKLESVSEHPGFGIEATAAGSTWRLGRRGWAGWKARAGEESRYGGTVLTKDGIIVAAFIFEDVLRADARAAIEQLNNARVSVEMLSGDTVAACGEVAATLGIHHFVPALLPSGKVECIKTLAKDGHKVLMVGDGLNDTPALGAAHVSIAPATAADVGRKAADFVFLRESLSVVPLALDVSRKAGRLIRQNIAIAIVYNTIAVPIAILGHVTPLIAAIAMSASSLLVIGNALRLQGFAASPPETVRTHGKRSSIGALARSS; translated from the coding sequence ATGAGCTGCTGTGCGCCGGGCGCTGAAATGGCGCTGAATCTGGACGGGGCGACATCCAGCTTGCCAGCTAGCCACGAGATCAGGCTAGCAAGCCGCTCGCTTGGCGATGACCTTAGCCAGACCGATCTGTCGGTGCCGACGGTTCACTGCGCGGCCTGCATCCAGGCGATCGAGACGGCTCTCGGAAAGCTCGATCGCATCGAGGGCGTTCGGGTCAACCTGTCGACGAAACGGGTATCGATCCGGTGGCGTGGGAATGAGGTTCCGCCATTCGCCGCCGCGCTTGGACGGCTGGGCTACGCGGCGCATCTGTTCGACCCGCAGGTTGGCGAGAAGGATAAAACGCTTTCGGAGCTGATCCGGGCCGTCGCGGTCGCCGGCTTTGCTGCGGGCAATATCATGCTGCTTTCCGTCTCGGTCTGGTCAGGCGCTGAAGGGGCGACGCGTGACCTGTTCCATTGGGTCTCGGCGCTGATCGCCATCCCGGCGCTCGCCTTCGCCGGCGGAATCTATTTCCGCTCGGCATGGAATGCGTTGCGTCACGGTCGCATGAACATGGACGTGCCTATTGCGGTTGGCGTATCGCTCGCCTACGCAATGAGCCTCTACGAGACCATCAACCATGGCGACCACGCCTATTTCGACGCGTCGGTGTCGCTGCTGTTCTTCCTGTTGATCGGCCGCACGCTGGATCACGTGATGCGCGAGCGTGCCCGGACCGCCGTCAACGGCCTGTCACGGCTGGCGGCGCGGGGCGCCATGGTGCTGCGCGAGGACGGTTCGCGCGATTACCTGCCGGTTGAGGAGATCGAACCTGGCTTGCAGCTGCTGATCACCGCCGGCGAAAGGATCCCCGTCGACGGCAAGATCATTCGAGGCTCTTCCGATCTCGACTGTTCTCTGGTTTCCGGCGAGAGCACACCCAGAACCGTGACATCGGGGGAATCGGTGCAGGCCGGCACGCTCAATCTCACAGGCCCGCTGACCGTCGAGGCGACGGCCGCCGCGAAGGATTCTTTCCTGGCCGAAATGGTCCGGTTGATGGAAGCCGCCGAGGGCGGACGCGCGCGTTATCGCAGGATCGCCGATCGCGTTTCAGCGCTCTATGCTCCAGTGGTCCATCTGACCGCATTCGTGACGTTCCTTGGCTGGATGGTGGCCACCGGCGACTGGCACCGGGCAATGACGATCGCCATCGCCGTTCTTATCATCACCTGCCCATGTGCGCTCGGTCTCGCCGTGCCAATCGTGCAGGTGGTCGCCGCGCGGCGTCTGTTCGAACGCGGCGTCATGGTCAAGGATGGTTCGGCCATGGAGCGCCTGGCGGCGATCGACACGGCGGTGTTCGACAAGACAGGAACGCTTACGCTCGAACAGCCCCGGCTCGTCAACGCGTCATCGATCGATCCGGCCATGCTGGCAATCGCTGCCGACATGGCGGCGCATTCCCGCCACCCGTTCTCAAGGGCCATAGCCGGCTGTGCCGGCTATGGCGGTGAGCCGAAGCTCGAGTCCGTCAGCGAGCACCCTGGTTTCGGGATAGAAGCCACCGCCGCTGGCAGCACCTGGCGGCTTGGCCGACGCGGCTGGGCCGGGTGGAAGGCCCGAGCCGGCGAGGAAAGCAGATACGGCGGAACGGTTCTGACCAAAGACGGGATCATCGTGGCGGCCTTTATCTTCGAGGACGTGCTGCGTGCAGACGCCAGAGCGGCTATCGAGCAATTAAACAACGCGCGGGTTTCCGTGGAAATGCTGTCTGGCGATACTGTAGCTGCCTGTGGCGAGGTCGCGGCGACGTTGGGCATCCATCACTTTGTCCCGGCGCTGCTTCCGTCGGGCAAGGTCGAGTGTATCAAAACGCTCGCGAAGGATGGCCACAAGGTGCTGATGGTTGGCGATGGCCTCAACGACACACCTGCGCTGGGCGCGGCACACGTCTCGATCGCTCCAGCGACGGCGGCCGATGTCGGCCGCAAAGCAGCGGATTTCGTGTTCCTGCGCGAAAGCCTTTCGGTAGTACCCCTTGCCCTCGACGTCTCGCGAAAGGCCGGACGGCTGATCCGGCAAAACATCGCCATCGCAATCGTCTACAACACCATCGCCGTGCCGATCGCTATCCTGGGACACGTCACGCCGCTGATCGCGGCAATCGCGATGTCGGCTTCTTCATTGCTTGTCATTGGCAATGCGCTGAGGCTGCAAGGCTTTGCAGCGAGCCCACCCGAGACGGTTCGTACGCACGGCAAACGTTCCAGTATCGGCGCATTGGCACGATCCTCATGA